The DNA window CGACGCGCAATACGCCGCTGAACCTCAATACCCAACCCCGCCAGCCGCGCAGCAGGGGAGCGCGGAGGCGGTGGCTTACATAGACCCTCGCCATTTGGCTCTTATCCGTAATGGATCCGGCTTCTTCTCCAACACGCTACGGACTCCGAACAATCCGGGCAAAGGAACTGTCCCGCTGTACCTCCACCCCGCCCCCACCGACCCGGCTGTGCTGCGGGATGCTGATCTGATCGAGGAAATGCGCGAGGCCACCACGGCGCGCGGCCTGGGCGCTGGCTATCTCACCGAGCTGATCGGACGGGCGCTGAACTCACTGACGGCACAGGCAAAGGGGGAGTGATGGCTGAGCTTCCGTCAGTTCTCGATCCTTGCTGCGGCACACGAATGATGTGGTTCGACCGCCAGGACCAGCGCGGTCTGTTTGGTGACCAGCGCCGCGAGACGATCACCGTCGTCGACCGAACTCACAAAGCGGATGGTACGCGAGTGCTGTCGATCGCCCCCGACACGCGCATGGATTTCCGCGCCATGCCCTTCGCCAGTGATTCGTTTCCGCTTGTGGTGTTCGATCCGCCACACCTGGTCCGCGCAGGAAAGGAAAGCTGGCTGGCCGGGAAGTACGGCAGGCTGGGGAAGGATTGGCGAGAGGATCTGCGCCGCGGCTTCTCGGAGTGCTTTCGCGTCCTGAAGCCGGAAGGGGTGTTGATCTTCAAATGGTCTGAGGTGCAGGTTGCCACGAAGGAGGTTCTGGCGTTGACCGAGGCGAGGCCTCTTTTTGGCCATCCATCCGGGAAGCGAGGCGGCACGCATTGGGTCACCTTCATGAAGCCTGCGCAGGAGGTCCGGGGATGAGCGCCGCCGAAGACCTCCGGCTTGACGGCGACTGGCTGACCGAGAAGGAGGCTGCGGCCTATTGCCGCGTGTCCTGGAGCCAGTTCAAGGAGCACGCCATGCTGCTCGGCGTGGTGCCGCGCCGATTCATGGGGAAGAAGCTGTACGAGAAAGCGGCCCTCTATCGGGCCATCTACGAGTCCGAGCAATGGCAAAGGTCACCATCTACTGGCGCAGCGGCGTCGCCTACCTCAACTGGCGCCAGGCCGGTGAGCGTTTCCGGGCCTCGATCGGGCGGGTCACCGAGCGAGAGGCTGAGCAGGTTCGAGCAGCGAAGGAAGCAGAGCTGACCCATGGGGTACGCATCCTGGCCAGGCTGCCAGCGGTGCGCCCCTACCTGGAGAGCTACCTGGACTGGTACGAGGCCGAGCACCCGACCACGATCGGCAAGGCGCGCAGCGAGATGCGCCGCTTCATCGGCCAGTTCGGCCACCGCCCGATCGACACGATCAAGCCCTTCGAGATCGAGCAGTACAAGCGCCGCCGGCTGATGGACGACAAGGCCGCGCCGGAGACGGTCGGCAAGGAGATCCGCCGGCTGCAGGCGGCCTTTCGACGCGGCGTAGGCTGGCAGCAGCTGGACGTGAACCCGCTGGAGGGGATCAAGGCGCCACGAGGCGTGCGCAGCGTGGCAGTGCGCTTCTACGACCGGGCGGCTATGCGCCGGCTGTACCGTGCCAACCCCGCGCGCGCGCCACTGTGGCTGTTCCTGGCCCACACTGGGCTGCGCCGCGGCGAGGTGATTGGACTGCAGCACAGCGCCGTGGCGGCTGGCCGGCTGTACGTGGAAAGCGAGCCTGACGATACGGGCGCCGGGCGTACCAAGTCCGGGCGCTGGCGCGAGGTGCCTCTGAACCGCTACGCCGCCTGGGCCCTGCGCCGCCTGCCAGATCCTCTGGTGGACGTGCATAAGGACACGGTCAGCGACTGGTTCGCGAGGGACGCCAAGAAGGCCGGCATCGGCGGAAGCCTGCACAGGCTGCGCCACACCTTCTGCGCGCACATGGTGATGGCCGGGGTTCCGCTGCGCCGCGTCCAGCTGCTGGCCGGGCACGCGGACTACGCGACGACCGAGAAGTACTATGCCCACCTGACGCCAGAGGGCGACGACGGCGCGGTGC is part of the Pseudoxanthomonas sp. JBR18 genome and encodes:
- a CDS encoding class I SAM-dependent methyltransferase — translated: MAELPSVLDPCCGTRMMWFDRQDQRGLFGDQRRETITVVDRTHKADGTRVLSIAPDTRMDFRAMPFASDSFPLVVFDPPHLVRAGKESWLAGKYGRLGKDWREDLRRGFSECFRVLKPEGVLIFKWSEVQVATKEVLALTEARPLFGHPSGKRGGTHWVTFMKPAQEVRG
- a CDS encoding site-specific integrase, which translates into the protein MAKVTIYWRSGVAYLNWRQAGERFRASIGRVTEREAEQVRAAKEAELTHGVRILARLPAVRPYLESYLDWYEAEHPTTIGKARSEMRRFIGQFGHRPIDTIKPFEIEQYKRRRLMDDKAAPETVGKEIRRLQAAFRRGVGWQQLDVNPLEGIKAPRGVRSVAVRFYDRAAMRRLYRANPARAPLWLFLAHTGLRRGEVIGLQHSAVAAGRLYVESEPDDTGAGRTKSGRWREVPLNRYAAWALRRLPDPLVDVHKDTVSDWFARDAKKAGIGGSLHRLRHTFCAHMVMAGVPLRRVQLLAGHADYATTEKYYAHLTPEGDDGAVRKLRF